The proteins below are encoded in one region of Acidithiobacillus ferrooxidans ATCC 23270:
- a CDS encoding ATP-binding cassette domain-containing protein, which translates to MTTRVFRPYSSAPTAPASRHYWIPWGAAAAFRGWVAIFGRNPRHGEARRRPGYVPQQIGFPQLLRVGEILSFVRNAYPGAVWDDGVTDAMRLDALWRRQCSELSGGEQRWVALACALASTLDLLILDEPTTGLDFGMQERVWSLLEAARERGAAVFCATYF; encoded by the coding sequence TTGACGACCCGAGTATTCCGGCCGTATTCGTCGGCCCCAACGGCGCCGGCAAGTCGACACTACTGGATACCGTGGGGGGCTGCGGCGGCCTTCCGAGGGTGGGTGGCCATTTTCGGGCGCAACCCGCGCCATGGGGAGGCGCGGCGACGGCCGGGGTATGTGCCGCAGCAAATTGGGTTTCCCCAGCTCCTGCGGGTAGGAGAAATCCTGAGTTTTGTGCGCAACGCCTATCCGGGAGCTGTCTGGGACGATGGCGTGACCGACGCCATGAGACTGGACGCTTTGTGGCGGCGGCAGTGCAGTGAACTTTCCGGCGGTGAGCAGCGGTGGGTGGCTCTGGCCTGCGCCTTGGCGTCCACCCTCGATCTCTTGATTCTGGATGAACCCACCACCGGGCTGGACTTCGGGATGCAAGAACGGGTGTGGTCTCTCCTGGAGGCAGCCCGCGAGCGCGGGGCGGCCGTTTTCTGTGCCACCTATTTCTGA
- a CDS encoding alkaline phosphatase family protein — protein MMQHWSRRQFLQALGAGSAAGLACHPLSALSKGHFSLDHAPVSDVDSMQAAYSVSRPSGAVLGYYTRQDVPFYHALADHYVLFDHFHQAMFGGSTGNALFLAAARTCQDPKTPREWRVPKDMSYVDLPYDQAGYLINNLPPLQGPTDEGGGFWDHVPPPAQDYYGPSARVPALLVSAWTRPGYVDHRIVDTTSILRRIETRFQLPPLNERDAAAYALTDGLDFSGKVRDPAFI, from the coding sequence ATGATGCAACACTGGAGTCGTCGTCAATTTTTGCAAGCCTTGGGCGCGGGCAGCGCGGCAGGCTTGGCCTGCCATCCCCTCTCCGCCCTGAGCAAAGGCCACTTTTCTCTGGACCACGCCCCCGTTTCCGACGTGGACAGCATGCAGGCCGCCTACTCGGTATCGCGACCCAGCGGTGCCGTCCTCGGCTACTACACCCGCCAGGACGTCCCCTTCTACCACGCCCTCGCCGACCACTACGTCCTTTTCGATCACTTTCATCAGGCCATGTTTGGCGGCTCCACCGGCAACGCCCTCTTTCTCGCCGCCGCCCGCACCTGCCAGGACCCCAAGACGCCCCGCGAATGGCGCGTGCCCAAGGACATGTCCTACGTCGACCTGCCTTATGACCAGGCGGGCTACCTCATCAACAACCTGCCGCCGTTGCAGGGCCCCACGGACGAAGGCGGCGGTTTTTGGGACCATGTTCCCCCGCCGGCGCAGGATTATTATGGCCCCAGCGCCCGCGTCCCCGCCCTACTCGTGAGCGCGTGGACGCGTCCCGGCTATGTGGACCACCGCATCGTCGACACCACCAGTATCCTCCGGCGCATCGAAACCCGCTTCCAGCTTCCGCCCCTGAACGAACGGGACGCTGCAGCCTATGCCCTGACGGATGGACTGGATTTCAGCGGGAAAGTGCGCGACCCAGCGTTTATCTGA
- a CDS encoding TonB-dependent receptor produces the protein MTKMHSTALRNAVAFAVFTLGSGAAFAADESLGTVTGTAGAANNFFGSAPAGNVGQTPSEDLKKIQRFKKGATNAETLITKGQFDLITPTDSYTQALRNMPNTLVVSGGDSMDGDDIYINGFGKNLINFTLDGIPLNDNDSYTFYSNEFIPSRLISGTRYYPGAESAAIPGLSSFGGSVETYSLQPSPYPFVRPLAGVGSFGKYNAGGLINTGLFLRNIAPTSAWVYFNKNQRDGYFQNNPAVQNQFLFKSVSQIGPGQLTLFFSQNNQRFNYYNGATAAQIAQYGRDYNSNTDQPFLANGKPNTAYTGYNYNQYLNWLSYAKYKAQFSSVKFSNQFYYYYGNGFSAGASTFSQTVLAPNGSIIHAAPPSNGVLQRHSVNQTDRWGNILRMRFPLGPVATELGFWFNHNDTTHDSQYYNGNTYVGSSYLEPVVTDTYEPYVALTYQPMDSLKFSAGVKYLYATRDFRDDTALAQGKPGQFNATFRSLLPSLGVNYRILDNWHIYANFTQNSNPPGYNQFYTGTYNASLNPQKANTYDIGTVWDTGVWSGALDLFRVDFQNYILSTTVVLPGSAINQTVLANAGTAINQGISWQNNFVINDIFSAYANFGFLDARLKSAGKPFPYAPHHTEAAGLIVRYRGFRGSIGVNEIGNAYYALGGGFLPLGSRFYTDASLRYTFRNAPLGRSLGFKSVSAGLYLNNLFDRSYIQSYTGSSGNPNRKLNLPTNVYASLEATF, from the coding sequence ATGACCAAGATGCATTCCACTGCCTTGCGCAACGCGGTAGCCTTTGCCGTTTTTACCCTCGGTAGCGGCGCCGCCTTTGCCGCCGATGAATCCCTCGGTACCGTCACCGGTACGGCCGGTGCCGCCAACAACTTTTTCGGCAGCGCACCGGCCGGCAATGTCGGGCAGACGCCAAGCGAAGATCTGAAAAAGATCCAGCGCTTCAAAAAGGGTGCCACCAATGCTGAAACTCTCATCACCAAGGGGCAATTCGACCTCATCACCCCCACCGACTCTTACACCCAGGCCCTGCGCAACATGCCCAACACCCTCGTCGTCAGCGGCGGCGACAGCATGGATGGAGACGATATTTATATCAACGGCTTTGGAAAGAACCTGATCAACTTTACCCTGGATGGCATCCCCCTCAACGACAACGACAGCTACACCTTCTACAGCAACGAATTCATCCCCAGCCGCCTGATATCCGGCACCAGATACTATCCTGGCGCCGAATCCGCCGCCATTCCCGGCCTGTCTTCCTTCGGCGGCTCCGTGGAAACCTACAGCCTCCAGCCCTCTCCCTACCCCTTTGTCCGTCCCCTGGCCGGGGTCGGGTCCTTTGGCAAATACAATGCCGGCGGCCTCATCAATACCGGTCTGTTCCTGAGAAACATTGCCCCCACCTCCGCCTGGGTCTATTTCAACAAGAACCAGCGGGATGGCTATTTCCAGAACAATCCAGCGGTGCAAAACCAGTTCCTCTTCAAGTCGGTTTCGCAGATCGGGCCCGGCCAGCTCACCTTGTTCTTCAGCCAGAACAACCAGCGCTTCAATTACTACAACGGCGCCACGGCTGCGCAGATCGCCCAGTATGGTCGTGACTACAACAGCAATACCGACCAACCCTTCCTCGCCAATGGCAAACCCAACACCGCCTACACCGGCTACAATTACAATCAATACCTCAATTGGCTGAGCTATGCCAAATATAAGGCGCAATTCTCCTCGGTCAAATTCTCCAATCAATTCTACTACTACTATGGCAATGGTTTTAGCGCCGGCGCCAGCACCTTCAGCCAAACCGTACTGGCGCCCAATGGCAGCATTATCCACGCCGCCCCGCCGAGCAATGGCGTATTGCAACGTCATAGCGTCAACCAGACCGATCGCTGGGGCAATATCCTGCGCATGCGCTTTCCCCTCGGGCCGGTGGCCACCGAGCTGGGTTTCTGGTTCAACCACAACGATACCACCCACGACAGCCAGTATTACAACGGCAACACCTATGTCGGCTCCAGCTACCTCGAACCGGTGGTTACCGACACCTATGAACCTTACGTCGCCCTCACCTATCAACCCATGGATAGCCTCAAATTCAGCGCCGGCGTCAAATATCTCTATGCGACCCGCGATTTCCGCGACGATACCGCCCTGGCCCAGGGCAAACCGGGGCAGTTCAATGCCACCTTCCGTTCCCTGCTACCTTCCCTCGGCGTCAACTATCGCATCCTGGACAATTGGCACATCTATGCCAACTTCACCCAAAACAGCAACCCTCCCGGATATAACCAATTCTACACCGGCACCTACAATGCCAGTCTGAATCCCCAGAAGGCCAACACCTACGATATCGGCACCGTCTGGGATACGGGCGTGTGGTCGGGCGCGCTGGACCTCTTCCGCGTGGATTTCCAGAACTACATCCTCTCCACCACTGTCGTCCTTCCCGGTAGCGCCATCAACCAGACGGTCCTCGCCAACGCCGGCACCGCCATCAACCAGGGCATCAGTTGGCAGAACAATTTTGTCATCAATGACATTTTCAGCGCCTACGCCAACTTCGGTTTCCTCGACGCCCGGCTCAAATCGGCCGGCAAGCCCTTTCCCTATGCGCCCCATCATACCGAGGCGGCGGGTCTGATCGTGCGTTACCGTGGCTTCCGCGGCAGCATCGGCGTCAACGAAATTGGCAACGCCTATTATGCCTTGGGCGGCGGCTTTCTGCCCTTGGGCAGCCGCTTCTACACCGATGCCAGCCTGCGCTATACCTTCCGCAATGCACCTCTGGGCCGGAGCCTGGGCTTCAAGAGCGTGAGCGCCGGACTGTATCTCAATAATCTCTTCGATCGCAGCTATATCCAGAGCTATACCGGCAGTTCGGGCAACCCCAACAGGAAGCTCAACCTGCCCACCAACGTCTATGCCTCCCTGGAGGCCACCTTCTAA
- a CDS encoding MotA/TolQ/ExbB proton channel family protein translates to MNWTQIADVATMSGGILYLMPILLLIALTVSIERFLFLNRMVRLGNEAALAVEDLPNLQGRALAEIAEKSAFPFRAILERPVRFPHIKDSGRLSEILQEAVMRQVPVLDKRLWILDTIVTLAPLLGLLGTIIGMFHAFQVLNNAAQNPTLITGSVAEALLATAAGLIIAIVGLVAFNGLHNRMRYVVHQMETLRTMLINRLEGLDHSHALIHSEAQPLIYAAAEA, encoded by the coding sequence ATGAACTGGACCCAAATTGCCGACGTCGCCACCATGTCCGGCGGCATTCTTTATCTCATGCCCATCCTGCTGCTCATTGCCCTGACCGTCAGCATCGAGCGCTTCCTGTTTCTCAATCGCATGGTGCGCCTGGGTAACGAGGCGGCCCTGGCCGTCGAAGATCTGCCCAACCTGCAGGGACGGGCCTTGGCGGAGATCGCCGAGAAGAGCGCCTTCCCCTTCCGCGCCATCCTCGAGAGACCGGTGCGTTTTCCGCACATCAAAGACAGCGGACGCCTTTCGGAGATCCTCCAGGAAGCGGTGATGCGGCAGGTGCCGGTATTGGACAAGCGCCTGTGGATACTCGACACCATCGTCACCCTCGCTCCCCTGCTGGGCCTGCTGGGCACCATCATCGGCATGTTCCACGCCTTCCAGGTGCTGAACAACGCCGCCCAGAACCCCACTCTCATCACCGGTTCCGTGGCCGAAGCCCTGCTTGCCACCGCAGCCGGACTGATCATCGCCATTGTCGGCCTGGTGGCCTTCAACGGCCTGCACAATCGCATGCGCTACGTCGTTCACCAGATGGAAACCCTGCGCACCATGCTCATCAACCGCCTGGAGGGCCTCGATCACAGCCACGCCCTGATCCACAGCGAGGCCCAGCCCCTCATTTACGCCGCCGCGGAGGCCTGA
- a CDS encoding ExbD/TolR family protein, translated as MQYLEMRKGRVEIIPMIDIMLFLLIFFIMVTIHMIPTQGLPAQMPGSSTARDLPKPKVVLTLRQSGAVETDGHTISLPDLEARLRQGDPAETQVTIAADKGADIQALVKVMDACRHAGVSAIGLAAKPE; from the coding sequence ATGCAATATCTGGAAATGCGCAAGGGGCGGGTAGAGATCATCCCCATGATCGACATCATGCTCTTCCTGCTGATCTTCTTCATCATGGTGACGATCCACATGATCCCCACCCAGGGGCTGCCCGCGCAGATGCCCGGTTCCAGCACCGCCCGCGATCTGCCCAAGCCCAAGGTCGTCCTCACCCTGCGCCAGTCCGGTGCAGTAGAGACGGACGGCCACACCATCAGCCTGCCGGATCTGGAAGCCAGGCTCCGCCAGGGCGATCCCGCCGAGACCCAGGTCACCATCGCCGCCGACAAGGGCGCCGACATCCAGGCTCTGGTCAAGGTCATGGACGCCTGCCGCCACGCCGGCGTCAGCGCCATCGGCCTGGCGGCCAAGCCGGAGTAG
- a CDS encoding energy transducer TonB, whose amino-acid sequence MTTALASPLFRPPEEGPLLRRALLAAVAVELLVIGNMAFFFRQEKPQSPSIPPMQLALIAPEPAKVIPPSPRPAAQPKATPKPMPKPVAKPLPRPVTQPVEAPRPATTAPSPLPAAPSLPSPVNAPPVQNANPVKSDPGPREDRAGEGQYAGRVAGEIEKHKVYPASAKELDMTGDVVLAYTISRQGSVMEASVLKSSGFKLLDEAALKALRASRFDAMTAGLWPGAPSKTFTTTVHFALDD is encoded by the coding sequence TTGACCACCGCCCTCGCATCCCCGTTGTTCCGCCCCCCGGAAGAAGGCCCCCTGCTGCGGCGGGCCTTGCTGGCCGCCGTGGCAGTGGAACTGCTGGTAATCGGCAACATGGCGTTTTTCTTCCGTCAGGAAAAGCCGCAATCCCCGTCCATTCCCCCCATGCAACTGGCGCTGATCGCTCCGGAGCCGGCCAAGGTCATTCCACCGTCACCAAGACCAGCAGCCCAACCCAAGGCGACACCCAAGCCCATGCCAAAACCGGTAGCGAAGCCGCTTCCACGGCCCGTCACCCAGCCGGTGGAGGCGCCGCGGCCGGCCACCACGGCACCGAGCCCATTGCCTGCTGCACCGTCTCTTCCATCGCCTGTGAACGCCCCGCCAGTCCAGAACGCCAACCCGGTCAAAAGCGACCCCGGGCCCAGGGAGGACCGGGCCGGAGAAGGACAATATGCCGGCAGGGTGGCGGGCGAGATCGAAAAACACAAGGTCTATCCGGCTAGCGCCAAAGAACTCGACATGACCGGCGACGTCGTCCTTGCCTACACCATCAGCCGGCAAGGCAGCGTAATGGAGGCGTCCGTCCTCAAGTCTTCCGGCTTCAAGCTGCTCGACGAAGCCGCCTTGAAGGCCCTGCGCGCCAGCCGCTTTGACGCCATGACCGCCGGCCTATGGCCCGGAGCCCCCAGCAAGACCTTCACCACCACCGTGCATTTCGCATTAGACGACTGA
- a CDS encoding TonB-dependent receptor, translating into MKHIVTPRAIVKAILAATFIGPVPALADDPVKTDDISVFGQKETRQVLTMTRSELSEAPPGYSPLASLQKLPGVFFSSSDPLGNYEWGSRFSIRGFNQNQLGFTLDGLPLGDQSYSNNNGLSIGRAISQENISRVSVSEGASDTGTASTSNLGGSVQFFSVDPKNRFGVTLAETYGSANSSRTFLRLDTGDLGAHTKAFVSLLYSRADKWKGYGPQSEKQLNAKIVHFFGESKITAFVDLSRRDESDYADLSLDSQRRLGWNWDNYAPDFQRAANAAKGIFTGGVTSVDDAYYFARGLRNDELAYMNANLKLSAIARLDTTVYYHHNDGQGHWYTPYVPSPSGLPISIRTTEYGISRGGVISSLVARLHHHRLSTGFWYEYNKHQLTRNYYNITSGDINAYDHFLSNPIATAFLQQFDTTTWQFFAQDQATFFNDRLKVTLGVKSPHVNIDANSLVGNLAAGSISAQRGLLPQVGLNYQLTPAENVFFSYAQNMRAFQPGISGPFSTTQAAFNATSGSLKPETSQTVDIGIKTQRGNFQASLDAYLVNFDNRLLSISQCVGILGCPSTLANVGSVHTRGVEGAFQWSPVQDVTWYNSLTYTSSKYQSDYLDGTTLVRAAGKNVVDAPRLMFATQLAYEHAGFFGRLGAKYTGERYYTYTNDAKVPGYWLTDLSTGYRLRRVLGLQELRFQLNVTNLLNENYWATIGTNGFVSSDPQGQFWTLQNGAPRQVFGTVSGTF; encoded by the coding sequence ATGAAACACATCGTGACACCACGCGCCATCGTCAAGGCCATCCTGGCCGCCACCTTCATCGGCCCCGTTCCGGCCCTTGCCGATGATCCGGTCAAAACCGACGATATTTCGGTATTCGGCCAGAAGGAAACGCGGCAGGTCCTGACCATGACCCGTTCGGAACTCAGTGAGGCCCCGCCGGGATATAGCCCCCTGGCCTCCCTGCAGAAGCTGCCCGGCGTATTCTTTTCCTCATCAGACCCCCTCGGCAACTACGAATGGGGCAGCCGCTTCAGTATCCGGGGTTTCAACCAGAACCAGCTCGGTTTCACGCTGGATGGATTACCATTGGGCGATCAGAGCTACAGCAACAACAACGGCCTTTCCATCGGGCGCGCCATCAGCCAGGAAAACATCAGCCGGGTCAGCGTATCCGAAGGGGCCAGCGATACCGGCACGGCATCCACCAGCAACCTGGGCGGCAGCGTTCAGTTCTTTTCCGTCGATCCCAAGAATCGCTTCGGCGTGACCCTGGCCGAGACCTATGGCAGCGCCAACTCCAGCCGCACCTTTCTGCGCCTGGATACCGGCGACTTGGGTGCCCATACCAAGGCCTTCGTCAGCCTCCTCTATAGCCGCGCCGACAAATGGAAAGGCTATGGCCCGCAAAGCGAAAAACAACTCAACGCCAAGATCGTACACTTCTTCGGTGAGAGCAAGATCACGGCTTTTGTCGATCTATCCCGCCGTGATGAAAGCGACTACGCCGATCTCTCCCTCGACTCCCAGCGGCGCCTGGGCTGGAACTGGGACAATTATGCCCCGGATTTTCAGCGCGCCGCCAACGCCGCCAAAGGTATCTTTACCGGCGGCGTGACCAGCGTTGACGATGCCTATTATTTCGCCCGAGGCCTGCGCAACGACGAACTGGCTTATATGAACGCCAATCTCAAGCTCTCCGCCATAGCCCGTCTCGATACCACCGTCTATTATCACCACAATGATGGGCAAGGGCATTGGTATACCCCTTATGTGCCCTCCCCATCGGGCCTGCCCATATCCATCCGCACCACGGAATATGGCATCAGCCGGGGCGGCGTCATCTCTTCGCTGGTGGCGCGGCTCCACCATCACCGACTCAGCACCGGATTCTGGTATGAATACAATAAACATCAGCTTACCCGGAATTACTACAATATCACCTCCGGTGACATCAATGCCTACGATCATTTTCTCAGCAACCCCATTGCCACGGCTTTCTTGCAGCAGTTCGACACCACTACCTGGCAATTCTTCGCCCAGGATCAGGCCACCTTCTTCAATGACCGGCTAAAAGTAACCCTGGGCGTCAAAAGCCCCCATGTGAACATTGATGCCAACTCCCTGGTGGGCAATCTCGCCGCCGGTTCCATCAGCGCTCAGCGCGGCCTCCTGCCGCAGGTGGGCCTGAATTACCAGCTCACCCCGGCGGAGAATGTTTTCTTCTCCTACGCCCAGAACATGCGCGCCTTTCAGCCGGGCATTAGTGGACCGTTCTCCACCACGCAGGCCGCTTTCAACGCCACCTCCGGCAGCCTAAAACCGGAAACTTCCCAGACCGTGGATATCGGCATCAAGACCCAGCGGGGCAATTTCCAGGCGTCGCTGGATGCGTATCTGGTCAACTTTGATAACCGCTTGCTGAGCATCTCCCAGTGTGTGGGCATTCTCGGCTGCCCCTCCACCCTGGCCAACGTAGGCTCCGTGCATACCCGCGGCGTGGAAGGCGCCTTTCAATGGTCGCCCGTCCAGGATGTCACCTGGTACAATTCCTTGACTTATACCTCTTCCAAGTACCAGTCCGACTATCTGGACGGCACGACCCTGGTACGGGCCGCGGGTAAAAATGTCGTGGATGCCCCGCGCCTGATGTTTGCCACCCAGCTTGCCTATGAACACGCCGGTTTCTTCGGCCGCCTCGGTGCAAAATATACGGGTGAGCGCTATTACACCTACACCAATGACGCCAAAGTGCCGGGCTACTGGCTGACAGACCTCAGCACCGGCTACCGCCTGCGCCGCGTCCTCGGACTCCAGGAACTGCGCTTCCAGCTGAACGTCACCAACCTCCTCAACGAAAACTACTGGGCCACCATCGGTACCAACGGCTTTGTCTCCTCGGATCCGCAGGGACAGTTCTGGACCCTGCAAAACGGCGCGCCACGCCAGGTCTTCGGTACGGTGAGCGGCACCTTCTGA
- a CDS encoding beta-propeller fold lactonase family protein, giving the protein MHRTFLFLLSGAFALLAGPAAAQSAMDEKDGPPSSAGHRESARAEAAVLPTGQRISPRATPGSRFWDRLMTDGGAAPVYARGAVSTLLTPDGHYLLILTSGFKRNADAHGHPSAQRSRQSVIIEDVSNPRQPQTIQVLPINNSFCGMALSADGKTLYVGGGVDDNVLIFQKTGPSGQWRTDGHPIPLGHQSGLGLHVKPLTAGLALSPDGRRLLVSNFYNDSVSMIDLDQRRVLRDVDLRPGPSEGRHGQAGGESPFWVVMDHRQRVYVSSMRDREIVVIDTGNDDPKIVARIATPGNPNRLLLDEARQRLYVAMENRDSIAVVDTQKLRLQGQAGLVPGEVRRAGTPGVSPGEENLGWSANALGISPDHQRLYATLGQMNAIAVLSLAGAMPHSLGLLPTAWSPQDLVPAPAGDALWVINNKSIPGANPGYCSGYRHGCIASSPVQPKPNQYILQLSLSGLQEIPHLAKVDLPSMTSVVLKNNHSTLLSHIDRQVMDFLHRHIRHVIYIVKENRSYDQVLGDLPRGNGDPSLTEFPLAVTPNQHRLALDFVLLDHFLDTGEVSGDGWAWSTAARESDINSKMLPNNYAQGGGSYDWEGTNRNVNVGLQGEERRAANPDTPKDPDLLPGTADVAAPDSAAGRYQQGYLWSAALRHGLTLRNYGFFVDLERYGASTNRIPLSRHPYQEKIIQAYPANPGLAAHTDPFFRSFDNAYPDYYRYREWEREFRAYERNGKLPTLSLIRFMNDHTGKFGQAMDGVNTPELQVADNDFAVGLLAERIAHSRYARDTLIFVVEDDAQDGPDHVDAHRSIAFVVGPYVKQGAVLSTPYNTLNLLRTMEMVLGLPPLSALDGAARPMADIFDLRQRPWSFQACPSGMLQSTALASRWPARYRSCGSAQNHLRPLHDGKYWAAKTQGMDFSAEDRIDTAQYNRILWEGIMHTPQPD; this is encoded by the coding sequence ATGCATCGCACCTTCTTATTCCTCCTATCCGGCGCCTTTGCTCTCCTGGCCGGCCCCGCCGCAGCGCAAAGCGCAATGGACGAGAAGGATGGACCACCATCCAGTGCCGGACACCGGGAAAGCGCAAGGGCAGAGGCAGCAGTTCTGCCCACCGGTCAGCGTATTTCACCACGGGCCACTCCTGGCTCCCGGTTTTGGGATCGCCTCATGACCGATGGCGGCGCTGCGCCGGTCTATGCGCGGGGTGCCGTCAGCACATTACTGACGCCGGACGGGCATTATTTGTTGATCCTGACCTCGGGATTCAAGCGGAACGCCGACGCCCATGGCCATCCGTCAGCGCAGCGTTCCCGGCAGAGCGTGATTATTGAGGATGTCTCCAACCCGCGGCAGCCCCAAACCATCCAGGTCCTGCCCATCAACAACAGCTTTTGCGGCATGGCCCTGTCGGCGGATGGGAAAACCCTTTATGTAGGCGGCGGCGTCGATGACAATGTGCTGATTTTCCAAAAAACCGGGCCCTCCGGACAGTGGCGGACCGATGGCCATCCCATCCCTCTCGGACACCAGTCCGGCCTTGGTCTCCACGTCAAACCCCTCACCGCGGGCCTCGCCCTCAGCCCCGATGGCAGGCGCCTCCTCGTGAGCAATTTCTACAATGATTCAGTGAGCATGATCGACCTGGACCAGCGTCGCGTTCTCCGGGACGTGGACCTGCGTCCCGGCCCCAGCGAAGGACGGCACGGACAGGCCGGGGGTGAAAGCCCCTTCTGGGTCGTCATGGATCATCGGCAGCGCGTCTATGTCTCCAGCATGCGCGACCGTGAAATCGTCGTCATCGACACCGGCAATGACGACCCGAAGATCGTCGCCCGCATCGCCACGCCGGGGAATCCCAACCGCCTGCTCCTGGACGAGGCCCGCCAGCGGCTCTACGTGGCCATGGAAAACCGCGACAGCATCGCGGTCGTCGACACCCAAAAACTCCGGCTACAGGGCCAGGCCGGTCTGGTTCCGGGGGAGGTGCGCCGCGCCGGGACGCCGGGAGTTTCCCCGGGCGAAGAAAATCTGGGCTGGTCGGCCAACGCCCTCGGCATCTCGCCCGATCATCAGCGGCTTTACGCCACCCTAGGCCAGATGAATGCCATAGCCGTGCTCTCCCTGGCGGGAGCAATGCCGCACAGCCTCGGCCTCCTGCCAACGGCATGGTCGCCGCAGGACCTGGTCCCTGCGCCAGCCGGCGACGCCCTTTGGGTGATCAACAATAAATCCATTCCCGGAGCCAATCCGGGATATTGTTCCGGTTATCGGCATGGCTGCATCGCCTCATCCCCGGTCCAGCCGAAGCCCAACCAATACATCTTGCAACTTTCCCTTTCGGGCCTGCAAGAGATTCCGCATCTGGCCAAGGTGGACCTGCCGTCCATGACCTCGGTGGTCCTGAAAAACAACCACTCCACCCTCCTCTCCCACATCGATCGCCAAGTCATGGATTTCCTGCACCGGCATATCCGGCACGTCATCTATATCGTCAAGGAAAACCGTTCCTACGATCAGGTGCTGGGCGACCTTCCCCGGGGCAACGGCGACCCCTCCCTCACCGAGTTCCCCCTGGCCGTGACCCCCAACCAACATCGCCTCGCCCTCGACTTTGTCCTGCTGGATCACTTTCTGGATACGGGGGAAGTGAGCGGCGATGGCTGGGCGTGGTCCACGGCAGCCCGGGAGTCGGACATCAACAGCAAGATGCTGCCCAATAATTATGCCCAAGGCGGCGGTTCCTACGACTGGGAAGGCACCAATCGCAATGTCAACGTGGGCCTGCAGGGGGAAGAACGGCGCGCGGCCAATCCCGACACCCCCAAGGACCCCGATCTTCTGCCGGGGACCGCCGACGTTGCCGCACCGGATAGCGCTGCCGGCCGCTACCAACAAGGTTATCTGTGGAGCGCCGCCCTGCGCCATGGACTCACCCTGCGAAATTATGGATTTTTTGTGGACCTGGAACGATATGGCGCCAGCACCAACCGGATTCCGCTATCCCGCCATCCCTACCAGGAAAAAATCATCCAGGCCTATCCGGCCAATCCGGGGCTCGCCGCCCATACCGATCCATTTTTCCGCAGCTTTGATAACGCCTACCCGGATTATTACCGCTACCGTGAATGGGAGCGGGAATTCCGCGCCTATGAACGCAATGGCAAACTGCCCACTCTTTCGCTCATACGCTTCATGAATGACCATACGGGCAAATTTGGCCAAGCCATGGACGGCGTCAACACGCCGGAACTCCAGGTCGCAGACAATGATTTTGCCGTAGGCTTGCTGGCGGAGCGGATCGCCCATAGCCGCTACGCCCGGGATACCCTGATATTCGTGGTGGAGGACGACGCCCAGGACGGCCCGGACCATGTGGATGCCCACCGCAGCATCGCCTTCGTCGTCGGCCCCTATGTGAAACAAGGCGCGGTGCTTTCCACCCCCTACAACACCCTCAACCTGCTGCGCACCATGGAGATGGTGCTGGGACTGCCGCCCCTGAGCGCCCTGGACGGCGCCGCCCGCCCGATGGCGGATATTTTCGACCTTCGGCAACGGCCATGGAGCTTTCAGGCCTGCCCCTCGGGGATGCTGCAAAGCACCGCCCTCGCCAGCCGCTGGCCGGCCCGATACCGATCCTGCGGCAGCGCCCAAAACCATTTGCGGCCTTTGCACGACGGGAAATACTGGGCCGCAAAAACCCAGGGAATGGATTTTTCTGCCGAAGATCGCATCGATACCGCTCAATATAATCGCATCCTTTGGGAAGGCATCATGCACACGCCGCAACCCGATTGA